From a region of the Malania oleifera isolate guangnan ecotype guangnan chromosome 12, ASM2987363v1, whole genome shotgun sequence genome:
- the LOC131144248 gene encoding uncharacterized protein LOC131144248, with the protein MASTLLLIVVFVLDLVAFGLAVAAEQRRSTATLSNDAQRKYCVYDSDIATGLGVGSLLFLLASQLLITVASRCLCCGRALRPGGSRVWAIVLFITCWVTFFIAEVCLLAGSVRNAYHTKYRAYLSDTPPSCQTLRKGVFGAGAAFIIFTGIVSELYYVCYSKANDASMALHGDTGVRMGTYG; encoded by the exons ATGGCTTCAACACTGCTATTGATTGTAGTTTTTGTGCTTGATCTGGTTGCTTTTGGGCTTGCTGTTGCAGCTGAGCAGAGGAGGTCAACT GCCACGCTGTCCAATGATGCTCAGAGGAAGTATTGTGTTTATGACTCTGACATTGCAACTGGCCTTGGGGTGGGATCATTGTTGTTCCTTCTAGCTAGTCAACTTCTTATAACGGTGGCAAGTCGATGCTTGTGCTGCGGAAGAGCCTTGAGGCCTGGTGGGTCAAGGGTGTGGGCAATTGTCCTGTTCATTACCTGCTG GGTGACTTTTTTTATTGCTGAGGTGTGCTTGCTGGCGGGTTCGGTGAGGAATGCTTACCACACCAAATACAGGGCTTACTTGTCCGACACACCTCCTTCTTGCCAGACATTGAGGAAGGGAGTCTTTGGAGCAGGGGCTGCATTCATCATCTTCACTGGCATAGTCTCTGAACTTTATTACGTTTGCTATTCCAAGGCTAATGATGCTTCCATGGCCCTTCATGGTGACACTGGTGTGAGAATGGGAACTTATGGTTGA
- the LOC131144313 gene encoding dof zinc finger protein DOF1.4-like, with product MMGLSSKQVSAGEGVDWGQTLLPTGALELPPKQTPATRQPPQQQLGPSLKCPRCDSTNTKFCYYNNYNKSQPRHFCKSCKRHWTKGGTLRNVPVGGSRKNKRLKASTASTSATAATSASNSGSGGTNTHTANHRTVGDGETDISEILPRALISCSPSNSLQLNHFFNSSSKNFGHDGIFDRSILSLHQNHQNLCNIPFPSLTSPFGSDPFSISSPFQSSNVYSCAAGEPETMEDSTITTVNMPTASGGGAATDQPWQVPTSSSAALETCYSWGLDDIDALVSADLNLPWDDD from the coding sequence ATGATGGGTTTGAGCTCAAAACAAGTTTCGGCTGGTGAAGGGGTCGATTGGGGCCAGACCTTGTTGCCCACGGGTGCCTTGGAGCTGCCTCCGAAACAAACTCCGGCGACGCGGCAACCGCCTCAACAGCAATTGGGGCCGTCGCTGAAGTGCCCGCGATGCGATTCTACCAACACCAAGTTCTGTTACTACAACAATTATAACAAGTCCCAGCCCCGCCACTTCTGCAAATCCTGCAAGAGGCATTGGACTAAAGGCGGAACTCTCCGCAACGTTCCCGTCGGCGGCAGCCGCAAGAATAAGCGGCTCAAGGCGTCAACAGCCAGTACTTCCGCCACCGCCGCGACCAGTGCCTCAAATAGTGGGAGTGGCGGGACTAATACCCACACAGCAAATCATCGAACAGTTGGTGATGGGGAGACCGATATTTCTGAAATTCTCCCTCGGGCTTTGATTTCTTGTTCCCCATCTAATTCTCTTCAACTCAATCATTTCTTCAACAGCAGCAGCAAAAATTTCGGTCATGATGGCATCTTCGACCGGTCGATTCTATCTCTGCATCAAAATCATCAGAACCTATGCAACATTCCCTTTCCAAGCCTCACAAGCCCTTTCGGGAGCGACCCATTTTCAATTTCGTCCCCATTTCAATCCTCGAACGTTTATAGCTGTGCCGCAGGGGAACCCGAGACTATGGAGGACTCAACAATCACTACCGTGAATATGCCCACGGCAAGCGGCGGCGGCGCGGCCACCGATCAGCCATGGCAGGTACCTACTTCAAGCAGCGCCGCCCTGGAGACATGCTACTCGTGGGGTTTAGATGATATTGACGCACTGGTCTCAGCCGACCTCAATCTACCATGGGATGATGATTAA